GGCGCAGAAGGTCTATATCGAGGGCATCATCACCGGCGAGCGCCACCTGAGCTTTGCCCTGACCGAGCCGCGCCACGGCTCGGACGCGACCTGGCTGGAGACCAGGGCGGTGCGGGACGGCGACCATTGGATCATCAACGGCCGCAAGCGCTGGAACAGCCAGGTCGGCCGCGCCGAGGCGAACCTGGTCTTTGCCCGCACCAGCGGCAAGGACGGCGAGGCCCGCGGCATCACCGCCTTCATCGTGCCGACCGACACGCCCGGTCATCGCATCGTGATGAACCACTGGACCTTCAACATGCCCACCGACCATTCCGAGGTCGAGCTGAAGGATGTCCGCGTGCCCGACAGCGCCATCCTGCATGTCGAGGGCGAGGGGCTGAAGATCGCCATGATGTTCATCCACGAAAACCGCATCCGCCAGGCGGCCGGCAGCGTGGGCGCCGCGCGCTACTGCATCCAGGAGGCGGTGAAATACGCCAAGGAACGGGTGCTGTTCGGCGAATCCCTCGCCTCGCGCCAAGCGATCCAGTTCCCGCTGGCCGAGCTGCACGCCGAATGCGAGGTGGTGCGCAACTACGTCTTCCGCACCGCCTGGAAGATGGACCGGCAGGACCCCGCCACCATGTCGGACGAGGTCTCGATCTGCAACTACATGGCCAACAACCTGGTCTGCCGGGCGGCGGATTTCGCCATGCAGGTGCATGGCGGCCTGGGCTATTCCCGCCACATGCCGTTCGAGCACATCTACCGCCACCATCGGCGCTACAAGATCACCGAGGGCTCGGAAGAGGTGCAGAAGCGCCGCATCGCGCAGAAGCTGTTCGGCTTTGGCGGAAGGGGGGCGGAATGAGCGCGCAAGCCGCAGCCCGTGCGCCCGGCGCCGATTTCGACATCGAGGCCCTGCGCGGCTTTTTGACCGGCTTCCTGGGGCGGGCGGTGCAGGATCTTGCCGTCGTGCCGACCACGGGGGGCATGTCGAACCCGACCTATTTCGTCACCGCCGATGGCTGGCGGGCGGTGCTGCGCAAGCAGCCGGGCATGAAGCTTGCCAAGTCCGCCCATGCCATCGACCGCGAGTTCCGGGTGATGGGGGCGCTTGGCGACAGCGCCGTCCCGGTGCCGCAACTGCTTCACTACGAGGAGGACGCCAGCCTGCTGGGCACGCCCTTCTACCTGATGGAATGGCTCGACGGTCGCGTCTTCACCGAATATTCGCTGCCCGGCATGGCGCCGGAACAGCGCGGCGCGATCTACGGCGCGATGGCCCGGACGATGGCCGCGATCCACAGCCTGGATTTCCAAGCGGCGGGTCTTGGCGATTTCGGCCGTCCCGGCAATTACTTCCAGCGCCAGATCAGCCGCTGGTCGCAGCTCTGGCAGCAATACCGCAAGGGCGATGACGACAACCCCGATCTGGACCGGATGCTGGGCTGGCTGGGCGGCCGCATCCCCGACAGCGAGCTTCTGTCGCTGTGCCACGGCGATTGCCGGATCGGCAACCTGATGTTCCACCCGACCGAGCCGCGCGTCATCGGCGTGCTGGACTGGGAGCTTTCGACCCTGGGCCATCCGCTGGTCG
This window of the Paracoccus sp. N5 genome carries:
- a CDS encoding acyl-CoA dehydrogenase family protein, which encodes MDFTLPQAVTDKLAELDAFIEAEIKPLERENVRFFDHRREYYRTDWENDGAPSKEWRALLSEMERRADKAGHLRLCLPESCGGQAAGNLMNAAIREHLAAKGLGLHNDLQDENSVVGNFPIVPAIAKYGTEAQKVYIEGIITGERHLSFALTEPRHGSDATWLETRAVRDGDHWIINGRKRWNSQVGRAEANLVFARTSGKDGEARGITAFIVPTDTPGHRIVMNHWTFNMPTDHSEVELKDVRVPDSAILHVEGEGLKIAMMFIHENRIRQAAGSVGAARYCIQEAVKYAKERVLFGESLASRQAIQFPLAELHAECEVVRNYVFRTAWKMDRQDPATMSDEVSICNYMANNLVCRAADFAMQVHGGLGYSRHMPFEHIYRHHRRYKITEGSEEVQKRRIAQKLFGFGGRGAE
- a CDS encoding phosphotransferase family protein, encoding MSAQAAARAPGADFDIEALRGFLTGFLGRAVQDLAVVPTTGGMSNPTYFVTADGWRAVLRKQPGMKLAKSAHAIDREFRVMGALGDSAVPVPQLLHYEEDASLLGTPFYLMEWLDGRVFTEYSLPGMAPEQRGAIYGAMARTMAAIHSLDFQAAGLGDFGRPGNYFQRQISRWSQLWQQYRKGDDDNPDLDRMLGWLGGRIPDSELLSLCHGDCRIGNLMFHPTEPRVIGVLDWELSTLGHPLVDVAFNTQAWHMAPDENGGLLGLDLAAEGIPTEADYLEGYYSEAGTTERMTDFHRVFAMFRAAVGSAGVAWRGEQGNSTLPDSASVGRRLAAAYARRGMEIAARSGL